The nucleotide sequence GGGCCAGGAGATTCGCGTGAACGCGGTGAACACGCGTGTGAAACTCGCGCTGGCGTCGCTTCTGGGCGCGCTCGCGATCTCAACGGTCGCGCACGCGCATCTCGGCAACATCAGCTACGCCGATTTCACCGTCCGCGGCCGCGGCGTGCTCGTCGAATTCAAGTACGCGTCGCACCTGACTCCGGGACTTCCGCTGCGCGCGACCAACCCGACCCGCGCCGAGCTGCTGGCGCACGAAACCGACATCAGCAACTGGATTGCCGACACGACGCGCGTCGACTCGTCGTCCGGCCAGCCGTGCCGCTTCGAGCTCGACAACGTGGTCGGACCCGACCGCAACCAGGACCTCGACGTGATCGGTGTCTGGACGTGCGAAGGCGACGACATCAAGGGCCTGCGCATCGACTTCCATCCGCTCGCGCTGCTGCTCGACGACTGGCAGACGATCGCGTCGATGAAGCTCGCCGGGCAGAACTACAGCACCGTCTTCACGCCGGGCGCGACCACGTGGCAGGTCGGCGAGACAGTCGCGTCTTCACCGGCTTCCCGGCAGAGCAGCGCAGTGTCCGAGCCTGCTACGGAAAGCAGCTCGGCGTTTGCGCGCTTCTTCCGGCTCGGCGTCTGGCACATCTGGACCGGCTACGACCATCTGCTGTTTCTTCTCGCCGTGCTTCTGGCGGGAGGCGGCATTGCGAGAATTGCCGGCATCGTCACATCGTTCACCGTCGCGCACAGCATCACGCTCGGCGCGGCGGCGACCGGCCTCGTGCGGCTTCCGGTCGCTCCGGTGGAAGCGGCGATCGCGGTCAGCATCGTGTTCGTTGCGGTGGAGAATCTGCTCGAGCGCGGCGCGGATCGCCGCGCGCTCGTCACGTTCTTCTTCGGGCTCATCCACGGATTCGGCTTTGCGAGCGTGCTCGCCGGGGCCGCGCTTCCGGCGGGCGGCATCCTCGTGCCGCTGCTGGCGTTCAATCTCGGTGTCGAAGCCGGTCAGCTCGTGGTCGTGGCGGCCGTGGTTCCGCTGCTGAGCGTTGCGCTGCGCAGCAGCTACGGGCGAACGGTCAAGCGCGTGCTTTCGGCACTGATCGCGATCGCCGGTGCGGTCTGGGCCATCGAGCGCATCGCCGCGATCTTTGCCGCGGCCACCTGATCTATCGGACCGCAGTGCGGTCCTGCGATGCCAGGCCGAAGACGAACAGCACCAGCAGCGCACCGCCCACGGCGATCGCCATGCTGCGAAGGTCGAATCCGGTGATCTCGCCAAACCCGAGCAGACGAGCGCCGACGAACCCACCGATGAGCGCCCCGGCCACACCAAGCAGAGTCGTACGAAAGAAACCGCCTCCCTGATGTCCGGGCATGATGAGCTTGGCGAGCGCGCCGGAGATCAGGCCGAGAAAAATCCACGCAAATAGTCCCATGGCGACAAGCCCTCCTGATTGAGTCCTGGAAGACTACTCCGACTCGCCGTGCAGGAGAATGCGTCTGTGAGGAAAGTCGCCCTGATCGGGTCTAGCGGCGCGCCTGCTCGTAGAGGAACTCCGGCGCCAGATCGTGGGTCCCTGTTTCGGGGTGTTTGATCAAACGGGCTCCGTCAGA is from Candidatus Limnocylindrales bacterium and encodes:
- a CDS encoding HupE/UreJ family protein, with translation MNAVNTRVKLALASLLGALAISTVAHAHLGNISYADFTVRGRGVLVEFKYASHLTPGLPLRATNPTRAELLAHETDISNWIADTTRVDSSSGQPCRFELDNVVGPDRNQDLDVIGVWTCEGDDIKGLRIDFHPLALLLDDWQTIASMKLAGQNYSTVFTPGATTWQVGETVASSPASRQSSAVSEPATESSSAFARFFRLGVWHIWTGYDHLLFLLAVLLAGGGIARIAGIVTSFTVAHSITLGAAATGLVRLPVAPVEAAIAVSIVFVAVENLLERGADRRALVTFFFGLIHGFGFASVLAGAALPAGGILVPLLAFNLGVEAGQLVVVAAVVPLLSVALRSSYGRTVKRVLSALIAIAGAVWAIERIAAIFAAAT
- a CDS encoding GlsB/YeaQ/YmgE family stress response membrane protein, which translates into the protein MGLFAWIFLGLISGALAKLIMPGHQGGGFFRTTLLGVAGALIGGFVGARLLGFGEITGFDLRSMAIAVGGALLVLFVFGLASQDRTAVR